One genomic region from Pagrus major chromosome 24, Pma_NU_1.0 encodes:
- the LOC140992153 gene encoding pro-opiomelanocortin-like has product MCPAWLLVAVVVVGVAKGAASQCWEHPSCQELNSESSVMECIQLCHSDLTAETPVIPGIAHLQPPPPSDPSSFTLPSSSSSPQAKRSYSMEHFRWGKPVGRKRRPVKVYTSNGVEEESAEVFPGEIRRRELASELLAAAAAAQEEEEKAQEVMEEAEEEQQQLLGDVQEKKDGLYKMKHFRWSGPPASKRYGGFMKSWDERSQRPLLTLFKNVINKDGQQQK; this is encoded by the exons ATGTGTCCTGCGTGGCTATTGGTGGCTGTGGTGGTTGTGGGCGTGGCCAAAGGAGCTGCCAGTCAGTGCTGGGAGCATCCGAGCTGTCAGGAGCTCAACTCTGAGAGCAGCGTGATG GAGTGTATCCAGCTTTGTCACTCCGACCTCACCGCGGAGACCCCCGTCATCCCAGGCATCGCCCACCTCCAACCTCCGCCTCCATCAGACCCCTCCTCCTTCACCCTcccttcctcgtcctcctctcctcaggccAAACGCTCCTACTCCATGGAGCACTTCCGCTGGGGGAAGCCAGTTGGCCGAAAACGCCGCCCGGTCAAAGTCTACACCTCCAACGGCGTGGAGGAGGAGTCCGCCGAGGTCTTCCCTGGAGAGATACGGAGGCGTGAGCTCGCCAGTGAGctgctggcagcagcagcagcagcgcaggaggaggaggagaaggcgcaggaggtgatggaggaggcggaggaggagcagcagcagcttctagGAGACGTCCAGGAGAAGAAAGATGGTTTGTACAAGATGAAGCACTTCCGCTGGAGTGGCCCGCCTGCCAGCAAACGCTACGGCGGCTTCATGAAGAGCTGGGACGAACGCAGCCAGAGACCGCTGCTCACGCTCTTCAAGAACGTCATCAACAAAGACGGACAGCAGCAgaagtga